From Pseudomonas sp. B21-028, one genomic window encodes:
- a CDS encoding SDR family NAD(P)-dependent oxidoreductase, whose protein sequence is MMPIRKVALVTGAGQTTSRGIALRLAKEGADIVLVDKDAKSLKPTLDQIIAMGRRASAFMADMTGPQVFREAIEHAEKMFGRVDILVNNPGLPRAQGDMTLGYEEVERLINYNISCTFWGIQAAANIFRQRCQKGTIINISSSTEHDHQAIADVLSASRMAVRAMTQAACKELKADGITVTLQCFGSIIPVARYV, encoded by the coding sequence ATGATGCCTATTAGAAAAGTTGCACTTGTCACCGGCGCAGGCCAAACAACCAGCCGCGGCATTGCGCTTCGCCTGGCCAAGGAAGGCGCTGATATCGTGCTCGTCGACAAGGATGCGAAATCGCTGAAGCCTACGCTCGACCAGATCATTGCGATGGGCCGGCGCGCCAGTGCTTTCATGGCTGACATGACAGGCCCGCAGGTATTTCGGGAGGCCATTGAACATGCCGAAAAAATGTTTGGGAGAGTGGACATTCTGGTCAATAATCCAGGCCTGCCCAGAGCGCAGGGGGACATGACTCTCGGGTATGAAGAAGTCGAACGCTTGATCAACTACAATATTAGCTGCACTTTCTGGGGGATCCAGGCGGCCGCGAACATCTTCCGTCAACGTTGCCAGAAAGGCACGATCATTAATATATCGTCCAGTACGGAACATGATCATCAGGCAATAGCGGATGTTCTGTCAGCGTCAAGAATGGCGGTCCGGGCCATGACCCAAGCAGCTTGCAAAGAGTTGAAAGCGGATGGCATCACGGTCACCCTGCAATGCTTTGGCAGCATTATCCCTGTAGCTCGCTACGTATAG
- a CDS encoding SDR family oxidoreductase — MALLQNKVAVISGGATLIGTAVAQALIDAGASVALFDIDREAGLEAASQLGERATFFHLDVTDDALIAHAIEQVRARFGGIDLLINLACTYSDQGFASSRQDWLQALDVNLVSAVALTQAAHQDLKARRGAVVNFTSISARCAQTGRWLYPVSKAAMVQLTRCMAMDLAADGIRVNSVSPGWTWSRVIAQASGGDREKADAVAASYHLLGRLGDPAEVANVVVFLCSPAASFVTGADYAVDGGYSVMGPEQNLPAIPRLAQ; from the coding sequence ATGGCTCTTCTGCAGAATAAAGTCGCCGTGATCAGCGGCGGCGCGACACTGATCGGTACTGCGGTGGCGCAAGCGTTGATCGACGCAGGCGCCAGCGTCGCGCTGTTCGATATCGATCGCGAGGCCGGCCTTGAAGCAGCATCCCAACTGGGTGAGCGGGCCACATTCTTCCATCTCGATGTGACGGATGACGCGCTGATCGCCCATGCCATCGAGCAGGTGCGAGCACGTTTCGGCGGCATAGACCTGTTGATCAACCTGGCCTGCACCTACAGCGATCAGGGCTTTGCCTCCAGTCGTCAGGATTGGCTGCAGGCACTCGATGTCAACCTGGTTTCGGCTGTGGCGCTGACCCAGGCCGCGCATCAAGACCTCAAGGCGCGCCGTGGCGCCGTCGTCAATTTCACTTCCATCTCGGCCAGATGTGCCCAGACCGGACGCTGGCTCTACCCGGTTTCCAAAGCCGCAATGGTTCAACTGACGCGCTGCATGGCGATGGACCTGGCGGCGGACGGCATTCGGGTCAACTCGGTGTCGCCGGGCTGGACCTGGTCGCGGGTGATCGCGCAGGCCAGTGGTGGTGACCGTGAGAAGGCTGATGCGGTCGCCGCTTCTTATCACCTGCTGGGACGCCTGGGCGACCCCGCCGAGGTGGCCAACGTGGTGGTCTTTCTTTGTTCGCCCGCGGCCAGTTTCGTCACCGGAGCGGACTATGCCGTGGATGGCGGCTACTCGGTCATGGGGCCGGAACAGAACCTGCCGGCCATACCGCGGCTTGCGCAATAA
- a CDS encoding lecithin retinol acyltransferase family protein, producing MNTTPASFVPSAHHWRHWNDLEITAVQPGSHLITARPHYYHHGIYLGDLRVVHYAGFHSAFEVGPIEVLTLDRFACGQPVCVDAAPCSRFDREEVIRRALSRLGENRYRLLTNNCEHFCNWCLYGQSRSEQVRALMTHPLALVRLALKSLADNFPQTTDKHRTQRIVGVAEGAQYPLQRS from the coding sequence ATGAATACCACCCCGGCATCATTTGTTCCTTCTGCCCATCACTGGCGGCACTGGAATGATCTGGAAATCACCGCCGTTCAACCCGGCAGCCATCTCATTACAGCAAGGCCGCATTACTACCACCATGGCATCTACCTGGGTGACCTACGGGTCGTGCACTACGCGGGTTTCCACAGTGCTTTCGAGGTCGGGCCGATCGAGGTGCTGACACTGGACCGGTTTGCCTGCGGTCAGCCGGTTTGTGTCGATGCCGCGCCCTGTTCGCGGTTCGACCGCGAGGAAGTGATCCGCCGGGCACTTTCGCGCCTGGGGGAAAACCGCTACCGGCTGCTGACCAACAATTGCGAGCACTTCTGTAACTGGTGCCTGTATGGCCAGAGCCGCAGTGAACAGGTTCGGGCCTTGATGACCCACCCGTTGGCGCTGGTGCGGCTGGCGTTGAAAAGCCTGGCGGACAACTTCCCGCAGACCACGGACAAGCATCGCACTCAGCGGATAGTCGGTGTCGCCGAAGGTGCGCAATATCCCCTGCAACGTTCCTGA
- a CDS encoding LysR family transcriptional regulator — protein sequence MELRHLRYFQVLAQTLNFTRAAELLHIAQPPLSRQIQQLEDELGVLLLERGRPLRLTEAGRFFHEHSSVLLEQLGKVCDNTRRIGLGEKTWLGIGFAPSTLYGVLPELIRRLRSGEPLALELGLSEMTTLQQIQALKAGRIDVGFGRIRIDDPAILQTVLAEDRLVVALPAGHPLLARPVSLRDLANEPFVLYPGNPRPSYADHVIALFESYGVHINVAQWTNELQTAIGLVGAGIGVTLVPASVQLLHRDDIGFTPLLENNATSPIILSRRAGDVSPGLNHCLQVIEALLEQERLS from the coding sequence ATGGAACTGCGTCACTTGCGTTACTTTCAGGTGTTGGCCCAGACCCTCAACTTCACCCGTGCCGCCGAGCTGTTGCACATCGCCCAACCGCCGTTGAGTCGGCAGATCCAACAACTGGAGGACGAACTGGGGGTTCTGCTGTTGGAGCGGGGACGGCCGCTGCGACTGACCGAAGCCGGGCGCTTCTTCCATGAGCACTCCAGCGTGCTGCTCGAACAATTGGGCAAGGTATGCGACAACACGCGCCGCATCGGCCTGGGCGAAAAAACCTGGCTGGGCATCGGGTTTGCACCCTCGACACTCTACGGCGTGCTGCCGGAACTGATTCGTCGCCTGCGCAGCGGTGAGCCCCTGGCGCTGGAGTTGGGGCTTTCGGAAATGACGACGCTGCAGCAGATACAAGCACTCAAGGCGGGGCGAATCGATGTCGGCTTCGGGCGCATTCGCATAGACGATCCCGCGATTCTCCAGACCGTGCTGGCAGAGGACCGACTGGTGGTGGCCCTGCCCGCCGGTCATCCGCTGCTCGCCCGGCCTGTCAGCCTTCGCGACCTGGCGAACGAACCTTTCGTGCTTTACCCGGGTAACCCGAGACCGAGCTACGCTGATCATGTGATCGCACTGTTTGAATCCTATGGCGTGCACATCAACGTCGCCCAATGGACCAACGAGCTGCAGACGGCCATTGGCCTGGTGGGTGCGGGAATCGGCGTCACGTTGGTGCCGGCCTCGGTGCAATTGCTGCACCGCGACGACATCGGTTTCACGCCATTGCTGGAAAACAACGCCACATCGCCGATTATTCTCAGCAGGCGTGCGGGCGATGTATCGCCGGGGTTGAATCACTGTTTACAGGTGATCGAGGCTTTACTCGAGCAGGAACGGCTGAGCTGA
- a CDS encoding dienelactone hydrolase family protein, which translates to MKGQYVSVPVPSGGQFQAYLATSVDGRGPGVVLCQEVFGVNQAMRDVADLLAEEGYTVLVPDLYWRQEPGVELGYTEAEFGRAYALYQGFDEALGIDDIRASLNALKALPQCKPGGLGVVGYCLGGKLAYLAACRLPEVACAVGYYGVGIENALPEIEGLQGRLVLHMAERDQFCPAEARSAIRAALHDKPAVELYVYPGVDHAFARPKGHHYHKPSALLAHERTVAALRRVLGPDYNLSDLWDEHVRHEFDTRDVPATMATMVAEPYVNHIPTMTGGVGAKELSRFYQHHFVHGNPKDMALTPLSRTVGASQIVDEFIMSFTHDSEIDWLLPGVAPTGRHVEIPMLGVVKFRGPKLYHEHIYWDQASVLVQIGLLDPTGLPVAGVVTARKLLDESLPSNTLMPSWASSADKPSQGE; encoded by the coding sequence ATGAAAGGCCAGTATGTCAGCGTGCCGGTTCCGTCCGGCGGTCAGTTTCAGGCTTACCTGGCGACCTCTGTCGACGGTCGTGGGCCGGGCGTGGTGCTTTGTCAGGAAGTTTTCGGTGTTAACCAGGCGATGCGCGATGTCGCCGATCTGTTGGCGGAAGAGGGGTACACGGTCCTGGTCCCCGATCTGTACTGGCGCCAGGAGCCGGGTGTCGAGCTGGGCTACACCGAAGCCGAATTTGGTCGCGCCTACGCCCTTTATCAGGGGTTCGACGAGGCGCTGGGCATTGACGACATTCGAGCCAGCCTGAATGCGCTGAAGGCCTTGCCCCAATGCAAGCCGGGAGGGCTGGGGGTTGTCGGCTATTGCCTGGGCGGCAAGCTGGCGTACCTGGCGGCTTGTCGCTTGCCAGAGGTGGCTTGTGCCGTGGGTTATTACGGCGTCGGGATTGAAAATGCGCTGCCGGAAATCGAAGGGCTACAGGGACGCCTGGTACTTCATATGGCCGAACGGGATCAGTTCTGTCCCGCCGAAGCGCGATCCGCGATCCGCGCTGCCCTGCACGATAAACCGGCCGTCGAGCTGTATGTCTATCCCGGGGTGGACCACGCCTTTGCCCGCCCCAAGGGGCACCACTACCACAAGCCTTCGGCGTTATTGGCTCACGAGCGCACGGTCGCAGCCCTTCGCCGGGTGCTTGGGCCTGATTACAACCTCTCGGATCTGTGGGACGAGCATGTACGGCACGAGTTCGACACCCGGGACGTGCCCGCCACCATGGCGACCATGGTGGCCGAACCCTACGTCAATCACATTCCGACCATGACCGGTGGCGTGGGCGCCAAGGAGCTGAGCCGTTTCTACCAGCACCATTTCGTCCACGGCAACCCCAAGGACATGGCGTTGACCCCGTTGTCGCGCACGGTTGGCGCGAGCCAGATCGTCGATGAATTCATCATGAGTTTTACCCACGACAGTGAAATCGACTGGCTGCTTCCCGGCGTGGCCCCGACAGGGCGGCATGTCGAAATTCCAATGCTGGGCGTGGTCAAGTTCCGGGGGCCCAAGCTGTATCACGAACATATCTATTGGGACCAGGCCAGTGTGCTTGTACAAATCGGCTTGCTTGACCCGACAGGCTTGCCGGTGGCCGGGGTGGTGACCGCTCGGAAACTGCTGGATGAATCGCTGCCTTCCAACACGCTGATGCCCAGTTGGGCGTCCAGTGCCGACAAGCCGAGTCAAGGGGAATGA
- the catC gene encoding muconolactone Delta-isomerase: protein MLFHIKMSVNLPLDMDPDRAAQLKADEKALAQRLQQQGKWRHLWRIAGLYANYSVFDVDSVQELHDLLMQLPLYPYMTIEVAPLCRHPSSIHEDDR, encoded by the coding sequence ATGCTGTTTCACATAAAGATGAGCGTGAACCTGCCGCTCGACATGGACCCCGACCGCGCCGCGCAGCTCAAGGCCGACGAGAAAGCCCTGGCCCAGCGCCTGCAACAACAAGGCAAATGGCGGCATCTCTGGCGCATCGCCGGGCTCTATGCCAACTACAGCGTGTTCGATGTCGACAGCGTCCAAGAGCTGCACGACCTGCTCATGCAACTGCCGCTGTACCCCTACATGACGATCGAGGTCGCGCCGCTGTGCCGACATCCTTCTTCCATTCACGAAGATGATCGCTGA
- the hpaR gene encoding homoprotocatechuate degradation operon regulator HpaR produces MANPRPSLTLTLLQAREAAMAFFRPALNQHDLTEQQWRVIRILHQQGELESHQLAQQACILKPSMTGVLSRLERDGLVCRQKSSQDQRRVFVSLTERGQQCFVSMSEGMEGNYRRIEEQFGEEKMQQLLALLNELKNIKP; encoded by the coding sequence ATGGCCAACCCCAGACCTTCATTGACGCTGACGCTACTGCAGGCCCGCGAAGCGGCCATGGCGTTTTTCCGCCCGGCGTTGAACCAGCACGACCTCACCGAGCAGCAATGGCGGGTGATCCGCATCCTGCATCAGCAAGGTGAGCTGGAAAGCCACCAGCTCGCCCAGCAGGCCTGCATCCTCAAACCGAGCATGACCGGCGTGCTCAGTCGCCTGGAGCGCGATGGCCTGGTGTGCCGGCAGAAATCCAGCCAGGACCAGCGTCGGGTGTTCGTTAGCCTGACCGAACGCGGCCAGCAATGCTTCGTGTCCATGAGCGAGGGGATGGAAGGCAACTATCGGCGGATCGAAGAGCAGTTCGGCGAAGAAAAGATGCAGCAACTGCTGGCGTTGCTCAATGAGCTGAAGAATATCAAGCCTTGA
- a CDS encoding flavin reductase family protein, producing the protein MNAIHSESLQHDLVDAQDCDPRELRNLLGKFATGVTVITTRAADGRNVGMTANSFSSVSLDPPLVLWSISRNAPSLTDYLACGHFAINILGADQHDISGHFARPAPDKFSGVAFREGEAGVPLLDGVIATLVCRNVTQYEGGDHLIFLGQIEQYRHGAGEPLVFHCGQYRVAAEHPGLNR; encoded by the coding sequence ATGAATGCAATCCACTCAGAATCCCTCCAACATGATCTGGTCGACGCACAAGATTGCGATCCGCGGGAGTTGCGTAATCTCCTCGGAAAATTCGCGACAGGGGTGACCGTGATTACCACGCGTGCCGCCGATGGCCGTAATGTCGGCATGACCGCCAACTCCTTTTCATCGGTGTCCCTCGATCCACCGCTGGTGCTCTGGAGTATTTCCCGCAACGCCCCGAGCCTGACCGATTATCTGGCTTGCGGACATTTTGCGATCAACATCCTGGGCGCAGATCAGCACGACATTTCGGGGCACTTCGCGCGGCCTGCGCCGGATAAGTTCTCAGGTGTGGCATTCAGGGAAGGGGAGGCCGGGGTACCTCTTCTCGATGGAGTGATTGCGACCCTGGTCTGCCGCAATGTCACTCAATATGAAGGTGGGGATCATCTGATTTTCCTGGGGCAGATCGAGCAGTATCGTCATGGCGCGGGAGAACCCCTGGTGTTTCATTGTGGGCAATACCGCGTTGCCGCAGAGCATCCTGGATTGAACCGATAA
- a CDS encoding muconate cycloisomerase family protein yields MLAAAIESIETIIVDLPTIRPHKLAMHTMQNQTLVLIRLRCADGIVGIGESTTIGGLAYGNESPDSIKTNIDRYFAPLLIGQDSCNVNAAMLRLERSIRGNTFAKSGIETALLDAQGKRLEMPVSELLGGRVRDALPVAWTLASGDTAKDIAEAERMLDLRRHRIFKLKIGAGEVNRDLSHVIAIKKALGDRASVRVDVNQAWDEAIAVRACRVLASNGIDLIEQPISRNNRAGMARLNAVSPAPIMADESIECVEDAFNLAREGAASVFALKIAKNGGPRAVLRTAAIAEAAGIGLYGGTMLEGGIGTLASAHAFITLNALGWDTELFGPLLLTEDILAEPPIYRDFQLHVPQAPGLGLRLDEERLAFFRRDKTTVSIQQA; encoded by the coding sequence ATGCTAGCTGCTGCCATTGAATCGATCGAGACGATCATCGTCGATCTGCCCACCATCCGCCCTCACAAACTGGCGATGCACACCATGCAGAACCAGACCCTGGTGCTCATTCGCCTGCGTTGCGCCGACGGTATTGTCGGCATTGGCGAATCCACCACAATCGGCGGCCTGGCGTATGGCAATGAAAGCCCCGACAGCATCAAGACCAATATCGATCGGTATTTCGCACCCCTGTTGATCGGCCAGGACAGTTGCAATGTCAATGCCGCGATGTTGCGACTGGAGCGCAGTATCCGTGGCAACACATTCGCCAAGTCCGGCATTGAAACCGCGTTGCTCGATGCTCAGGGCAAGCGTCTGGAAATGCCTGTCAGCGAACTGCTGGGCGGCCGTGTTCGTGATGCCCTGCCGGTGGCCTGGACCCTCGCCAGCGGTGACACCGCCAAGGACATCGCGGAAGCGGAGCGAATGCTCGACCTGCGGCGGCATCGGATCTTCAAGTTGAAGATCGGTGCCGGCGAGGTCAATCGCGACCTGTCCCATGTCATCGCGATCAAAAAGGCTTTGGGTGACCGTGCCAGTGTCCGGGTCGATGTCAATCAGGCCTGGGACGAGGCGATTGCCGTACGGGCGTGTCGAGTGCTTGCCAGCAACGGCATCGATCTGATCGAGCAACCGATCTCGCGCAACAACCGTGCGGGCATGGCGCGCCTGAATGCCGTGAGTCCTGCCCCGATCATGGCGGACGAGTCGATCGAATGCGTGGAGGACGCCTTCAACCTGGCACGCGAAGGTGCCGCGTCGGTGTTCGCCTTGAAAATCGCCAAGAACGGTGGGCCGCGGGCTGTGCTGCGAACGGCGGCTATCGCCGAGGCGGCAGGCATCGGCCTGTATGGCGGCACGATGCTCGAAGGCGGTATCGGCACGTTGGCCTCGGCCCATGCGTTCATCACGTTGAATGCGCTGGGTTGGGATACCGAATTGTTCGGACCACTGCTGCTGACCGAAGACATTTTGGCCGAACCGCCCATCTACCGTGACTTTCAGTTGCACGTACCGCAAGCACCGGGGTTGGGGCTGCGCCTGGATGAAGAGCGCCTGGCTTTTTTCCGTCGTGACAAAACCACTGTCTCCATTCAACAAGCCTGA
- the catA gene encoding catechol 1,2-dioxygenase, whose protein sequence is MSINISATTEVQKFLEEVSGLDNANGNPRTKTIVYRLLRDVVNIIEDLDVTPEEFWKAVNFLNVLGTRREAGLLAAGLGLEHYLDLLMDAEDAQAGKTGGTPRTIEGPLYVAGAPLSNFEARLDDGTDPGVVLFMRGQVLNTAGEPLAGAVVDVWHANTGGTYSYFDTTQSEFNLRRRIVTDAQGRYRFRSIVPSGYGCPPDGPTQQLLDQLGRHGQRPAHVHFFISAPDHRHLTTQINLDGDQYLHDDFAYATRDELIAKITFSEDQDRAKALGVSGRFAEIEFDFTLQSTAQPEEQQRRERIRALED, encoded by the coding sequence ATGAGCATCAATATTTCCGCGACGACCGAAGTCCAGAAGTTTCTCGAAGAAGTCAGCGGGCTGGATAACGCCAACGGTAATCCGCGCACCAAGACCATCGTGTATCGGCTGCTGCGGGACGTGGTGAATATCATTGAAGACCTGGACGTGACGCCTGAGGAGTTCTGGAAGGCTGTCAACTTTCTCAATGTTCTGGGCACGCGGCGGGAAGCCGGGTTGCTGGCGGCCGGGCTCGGCCTGGAGCACTACCTGGACTTGCTGATGGATGCCGAGGACGCGCAGGCTGGTAAAACCGGCGGTACGCCGAGAACCATCGAAGGCCCGCTGTATGTGGCCGGCGCGCCGCTGTCGAACTTCGAGGCGCGACTCGATGACGGTACGGATCCAGGTGTCGTGTTGTTCATGCGGGGGCAGGTGCTCAACACCGCCGGCGAACCGCTCGCCGGTGCGGTTGTGGATGTGTGGCACGCTAACACCGGCGGCACCTATTCGTACTTCGATACGACCCAGTCAGAATTCAACCTGCGCCGGCGTATCGTCACCGATGCCCAGGGCCGATATCGCTTCCGCAGCATCGTGCCATCGGGTTACGGTTGCCCGCCGGACGGCCCGACCCAGCAGTTGCTGGATCAACTGGGCCGGCACGGGCAGCGCCCGGCACATGTCCATTTCTTTATCTCGGCGCCGGATCATCGTCACCTGACCACCCAGATCAATCTCGACGGCGACCAATACCTGCATGACGATTTTGCCTACGCGACTCGCGATGAATTGATCGCCAAGATCACCTTCAGCGAGGATCAGGATCGGGCCAAAGCCTTGGGCGTAAGCGGTCGCTTTGCTGAAATCGAGTTTGATTTCACCTTGCAATCCACCGCGCAGCCCGAGGAGCAGCAGCGTCGCGAGCGGATTCGTGCCTTGGAAGATTGA
- a CDS encoding AraC family transcriptional regulator, which translates to MSQNLIAQRCASLFDNASLFTPANQLFLLNDLDSIREGVSGVFKKHELRCLDGTERISARMHHINRGRLSLNRLEYGVNVSIDPGRLEDFFLIQIPIQGRARIQCAGHDFISSPERASLISPTLPVSMSWDAHAPQLALRIERSEVEYHCVQHLGHALDRPLEFNPDLDLTTQGGHYFLQLITVLADAIKLDDHPLHYSLVLKQFESMLINALVYGQPNNLRERLDSAGKPKALLPHFVKRTEEYMRAHADQPLSVEQLAEHAGVSVRTLFAGFRDFCDTTPMAYLRNLRLEQVHLELSSQQQDASVTDIAFKWGFAHLGRFAQEYKKRYGEAPSTTLRFRN; encoded by the coding sequence ATGAGCCAGAATCTCATCGCGCAGCGCTGCGCCAGCCTGTTCGACAATGCGTCACTGTTCACTCCGGCAAACCAGTTGTTCCTGCTCAATGATCTGGACAGCATCCGCGAGGGTGTCAGTGGCGTCTTCAAGAAACACGAACTGCGCTGCCTTGACGGTACCGAACGCATCAGCGCCCGGATGCACCACATCAATCGAGGGCGCCTGTCCTTGAACCGTTTGGAATATGGCGTGAACGTGAGCATCGATCCGGGCCGCCTGGAAGACTTTTTCCTGATTCAGATCCCGATCCAGGGACGGGCACGGATTCAATGCGCCGGGCACGATTTCATCTCGTCGCCGGAACGGGCCTCGCTGATATCGCCCACTCTGCCGGTGTCCATGAGCTGGGACGCCCATGCGCCTCAGTTGGCATTGCGGATTGAGCGCAGTGAAGTCGAATACCATTGCGTCCAGCATTTGGGCCACGCATTGGACAGGCCGCTGGAATTCAATCCGGATCTGGACCTCACCACGCAGGGGGGACATTACTTTCTGCAGTTGATCACGGTACTGGCCGATGCAATCAAGCTGGATGACCATCCCCTGCACTACTCGCTGGTGCTCAAGCAGTTCGAGTCCATGCTGATCAATGCCTTGGTGTATGGCCAACCGAACAACCTTCGGGAACGCTTGGACAGCGCCGGCAAGCCCAAGGCGCTACTGCCCCATTTCGTCAAGCGAACCGAAGAATACATGCGTGCGCATGCCGACCAGCCCTTGAGTGTCGAGCAACTCGCCGAACACGCTGGCGTGAGCGTCCGCACACTCTTTGCCGGTTTTCGCGACTTCTGCGACACCACGCCCATGGCTTACTTGCGCAATCTGCGCCTGGAACAAGTGCACCTTGAACTCAGCAGCCAACAGCAGGACGCATCCGTGACGGACATCGCCTTCAAATGGGGTTTCGCTCACTTGGGCCGGTTTGCACAGGAATATAAAAAACGCTACGGCGAGGCTCCGTCGACCACCCTCAGGTTCCGCAACTGA
- a CDS encoding styrene monooxygenase/indole monooxygenase family protein codes for MRRIAIVGAGQAGLQLGLGLLARGYQVTLATNRSGEDIRNGKVMSSQCMFNTALQSERDLGLNFWEDECPAVEGIGLTVPNPQRPDEPLFSWSTRLGRYAQSVDQRLKMPVWMDEFKKRGGELLIQDVGVAELERLSEDHELVLLAAGKGDIVNLFEKDMERTHFQQPQRALSLTYVKGMTPLTPFSRVNFNLIPGVGEHFVFPCLTTTGPCEIMVFEGIPGGPLDCWQGIQTAEQHLEKSLELLNRHVPWEAERCRSVEMTDDKGFLSGRFTPMVRKPVLTLPSGRKVFGMADALVVNDPITGQGSNNAAKCSKVYLDAIVERGVEGFDPDWMHQTFERYWAYAQHVVKWTNTMLTPPPAHLLELLGAASQSKPLARAIANGFDDPRNFAPWWFDAQSCQAFIQEKTRQAA; via the coding sequence ATGCGTCGTATCGCCATCGTCGGAGCCGGACAAGCCGGTTTACAACTGGGCCTGGGGCTGCTCGCCCGGGGCTATCAAGTCACCCTGGCCACTAATCGTAGCGGTGAAGATATCCGCAACGGCAAAGTGATGTCGAGCCAGTGCATGTTCAATACCGCGCTGCAAAGCGAGCGGGACCTGGGTCTGAATTTCTGGGAGGACGAGTGTCCGGCTGTCGAGGGTATCGGCCTGACGGTACCCAATCCCCAGCGCCCCGACGAACCTCTGTTCAGTTGGAGTACGCGCCTGGGCCGCTACGCCCAGTCGGTGGACCAACGCTTGAAGATGCCGGTCTGGATGGATGAGTTCAAGAAGCGGGGCGGTGAGCTCTTGATCCAGGACGTGGGTGTGGCCGAACTGGAGCGCCTGTCGGAAGACCATGAACTGGTGCTGCTCGCCGCCGGCAAGGGCGACATCGTCAACCTGTTCGAAAAGGATATGGAGCGGACTCATTTTCAGCAGCCGCAACGGGCGTTGTCGTTGACCTACGTGAAGGGCATGACACCCCTCACGCCGTTCTCCCGCGTCAACTTCAACCTGATTCCCGGGGTGGGTGAGCATTTTGTGTTCCCTTGCCTGACCACCACCGGTCCTTGCGAAATCATGGTGTTCGAAGGGATTCCAGGGGGACCACTGGATTGCTGGCAGGGCATCCAGACTGCGGAACAACATCTGGAAAAAAGCCTGGAGTTGCTCAATCGTCATGTTCCCTGGGAGGCCGAGCGTTGCCGTTCCGTGGAAATGACCGACGACAAGGGGTTCTTGTCCGGGCGATTTACGCCGATGGTGCGCAAGCCCGTGTTGACGCTGCCGTCTGGCCGCAAGGTGTTTGGCATGGCCGATGCCTTGGTGGTCAACGACCCGATCACCGGCCAGGGTTCGAACAACGCCGCCAAATGCAGCAAGGTCTATCTGGACGCGATTGTCGAGCGTGGCGTGGAGGGTTTCGACCCCGACTGGATGCACCAGACGTTCGAGCGGTATTGGGCCTACGCCCAGCATGTGGTCAAGTGGACCAACACCATGCTGACTCCGCCGCCTGCGCATCTGCTGGAGCTGTTAGGAGCCGCCAGCCAGTCGAAACCCCTGGCGCGTGCCATCGCCAACGGCTTCGACGATCCACGCAACTTCGCACCTTGGTGGTTCGACGCTCAGTCTTGCCAAGCCTTTATCCAGGAAAAGACTCGTCAGGCCGCTTGA